GGACGTATCTTCAATTCCGATTTCGGATTGTTCTATCAGGTTCCGCTGAATTCGGGTGCACTGCAAACGACTACGGATGTCATTGACACATACGTTTATCGTGGATTGATGACTTTTGGGGATTTCGGAATGTCATCCGCTGCCGGACTTTATCAGTCCATTGTCGGTTTTCTGTTAGTATTGACGACAAATGCGATCGTTCGTCGCAAAAACCGGGATTTGGCGCTGTTTTAGCTAAGGGGGAGGACAACATGTATTCAAATAGGATATATCAAATGGCTGTTCACCTCGTGCTCATCATGATGGGAATCGCTGCAGTGTTTCCGTTTGTACTTCTGTTATCCGCTTCCCTAACCGAGGAACAAGCCATTATCAGGGATGGTTATCGTTTGTTACCGGCTCAATTCAGCTTCGATGCTTATGTGTATCTGTTTAATCAATATTCGTTGATTCTGCGGTCGTATGGAATTACGACGTTCATCACGGTCGTGGGCACGATATTTGGATTGTTGATCACAACCCTGGTCGCTTATCCGCTATCCAGAAATGTGCTTCCATTTCGTTCGTTCCTGTCATTCTTCGTATTTTTCACCCTGCTTTTCAATGGGGGGCTGGTGCCAATGTACCTGGTTTATACGGACCTCTTCCATTTGAAAGATACCATCTGGTCGCTAATCATCCCGAATTTACTGACCAATGGGTTCTACATTTTGTTGATGCGCAGTTTCTTTTCCACATCCATTCCCGGCGAAGTCGTGGAATCGGCCTATGTGGATGGAGCCAACGAATGGGTTATTTATTGCAAAATCGTTCTCCCGCTTGCTCTCCCAAGCCTGGCAACCATTGGTCTGATGCTCATGATCTCATATTGGAACGATTGGTTTAACGGTCTGATCTTCATCAATGATGGAAGCCTCTACAGCATTCAAAACCTGCTTAATCGAATGTTGTCTGATGTCCAGTACTTGCAGCAAAACAGTTTGTCTGGCCAGACGGCTGTTGTCTCATCCGTACCTCTCGGCAGTGTGAGAATGGCTATTGCCGTAATCGGCGTGTTGCCACTGATCGCAGCGTATCCGTTTTTCCAGAAGTTCTTCGTCAAGGGATTGACCATTGGTGCCGTAAAAGGTTAGTCATGCTTCGTATCCAAGATGTCTCATCCAAAAGCAAACATGGGGAGTGAATGAAGATGTTCAGAAAAAGATTGCCTGCGGGTTTCTTGAGGGTAATGTCCTTAATTTGTGCGGCCCCTCTATTGTTGACGGCATGCGGAAATCCAGACAGTAAGGAGGGAGCAGAACCTGGGAAAGCTTCAGCAACAGACATGTATGAAGTGGTCATGACGTATCCGGCTTTTGGGGATGTAACGGATGTTAAGGAAATTCAGGAAGCCATCAGTGATATTACAGCGGAAAAGGTAGGCGCCACCGTGAAGCTCTTGCCTGTTAATGGATCGAACTATGCCAATCAAATGAACTTGATGCTGGCGGGCAGCGAGAAACTGGATCTGGTGTATACCAGCGTTTGGTTAGGCCTTGAATCCCAAATCGGCAGGGGACAGTTACTGCCCATGGACGAATCGTTGAATGAATTTGGTAAAAAGATACTGGAGGCTGTTCCGGAGGAAGCCGCAGAAGCCGGGAAGATGAATGGTGAAACATATAGCGTTCCCAGCATTAAAGCTTGGGCACTTTCTCCCAGTTTTGTGATGGACAAAGAGCTTGCCGATAAGCATGATATTGACCTTAGCGCCATAAAAACCTGGAATGATATCTCTGCTGTATTGCAGCGTATCAAGGACAATGAGCCAGGTGTCACGCCGATTGTCAGCTATACCTCGCAGGAAACACCCGGACAAGCCATGCTGAATTTTGATCCATTGGGAACAGCACCTGGCGTACTGGATTTTGGCGGGGAGGACTTCACCGTGCAGAACCTTTTTGCGACATCGCGGTTCTCCACAATGACTGACCTGATGCGTGATTGGTATCAAAAAGGTTATTTTAGCAAAGACGTCGCAACGTCACAGGAAACGGGCTCCAATCTGATCAAGGCAGGCAAAGCCTTCTCGTATATCCGGAATATCAATGAGTGTTACTCGGAATCACTTGCGGCTGGGACTGAACTTGTATGCGTCCCCCTTGAGGACTCGTATATGACGCGTAATAGCGTAGCTTCCAACATGATGTCTTTGGC
This Paenibacillus xylanexedens DNA region includes the following protein-coding sequences:
- a CDS encoding carbohydrate ABC transporter permease, producing MYSNRIYQMAVHLVLIMMGIAAVFPFVLLLSASLTEEQAIIRDGYRLLPAQFSFDAYVYLFNQYSLILRSYGITTFITVVGTIFGLLITTLVAYPLSRNVLPFRSFLSFFVFFTLLFNGGLVPMYLVYTDLFHLKDTIWSLIIPNLLTNGFYILLMRSFFSTSIPGEVVESAYVDGANEWVIYCKIVLPLALPSLATIGLMLMISYWNDWFNGLIFINDGSLYSIQNLLNRMLSDVQYLQQNSLSGQTAVVSSVPLGSVRMAIAVIGVLPLIAAYPFFQKFFVKGLTIGAVKG
- a CDS encoding ABC transporter substrate-binding protein; protein product: MFRKRLPAGFLRVMSLICAAPLLLTACGNPDSKEGAEPGKASATDMYEVVMTYPAFGDVTDVKEIQEAISDITAEKVGATVKLLPVNGSNYANQMNLMLAGSEKLDLVYTSVWLGLESQIGRGQLLPMDESLNEFGKKILEAVPEEAAEAGKMNGETYSVPSIKAWALSPSFVMDKELADKHDIDLSAIKTWNDISAVLQRIKDNEPGVTPIVSYTSQETPGQAMLNFDPLGTAPGVLDFGGEDFTVQNLFATSRFSTMTDLMRDWYQKGYFSKDVATSQETGSNLIKAGKAFSYIRNINECYSESLAAGTELVCVPLEDSYMTRNSVASNMMSLARNSEQPDKAIQVLELFYSDEAVINLFTNGIEGKHYVKRDNDLIGKPEGVTATGYDSNQYAVGNNFLSYIWEGNDPDMWEHLRGENESAVKSRAMGFSFDINPVKTQITSVANVQNQYDAGFQTGTFDPSELGAYLDKLKNAGVEKILTEKQNQLNQWLENK